From the Candidatus Nitrosotenuis uzonensis genome, the window TTGAATTTGAGGAATAGTGCTTCGTATTCGTTGGATTCTGCAACGTCGGTAAGCACTGCCTTGTATCCTTTGATAATTCCACTCTTCTCAAGGCGCTCTATTCTTTTTCTGATAGTTCTATCTGATACATCGTGGCCCATTTTGCGTAATTCGACTGCGATGTCCTTTGATGGAGTTCGTGCATTTACATTGAGAATTTCTATTATTTTCTGATCTACCTTGTCAAGGTTGGACCATGCTTCCCCACTCATTACATTCTGAAAAAAACAAGTAGCTTTTGAATATTATGCAGAATGTCTGGACAAAATGGGGATAATGCTCTGATCTGGCAGCCAAATGGCATTTTCCAACATTGGTAAATTGTAAAAATTATTTTGTGATTTTAGGATGTTCTGCACCTTGTATCGTCGATTATGCTTATTGCAAGTATTGTGATTGGCCAAACTCGGATTTGTAATGGTTCTAAATACTGTGTCCGACGTACAGCATTTTCATTAGTTCTTATTAGCTGGGACATTCTAACATGTGCTTTGGCTGATGGTAATACATAATTTGGATATTGAGAGGCATTGTAGGCGTTGCAGAGGCCTAATGCTAACTGATGGCACTACAAGCGAACGTTTTTGCAGCTGTTGTGGGTACGTGGAATCTGAGCAGATCGAGGATTCTGGCCCTGAGAGACGTTTTTCAAAAGATGGACATGATGATAAGAGTCGCTCTGGAATCCCAGCATCACTTGCAATTCACGATATGGGGCTTGCCACTATGATAGGACAGTCAAACAGAGATGCTATGGGAAAGCCACTAACATCATCGATGAGATACAGCATGAACCGTTTGAGAACGTGGGACAGTCGTAGCCAGATGCACGAGCAGATGGACAGAAATCTAAAACATGCTTTTACTCAGCTTGGCAAGTTAAGAGATAAACTCGTACTTTCTGACGCAATAGTAGAGAAGGCAGCATATGTGTATAGAAAGGCAGTGGCAAAAGGTCTTGTAAGGGGTCGTTCTATTGAAGGAGTACTTGCGGCGGCAGTTTATGCATCATGTAGGGATGCTGAAACTCCAAGAACCTTAAACGACGTAGCTGACGCAATTAACATAAAGAGAAAGAATCTTTCTAAAAACTATCGATTACTTGTGCACGAGCTTGATCTGAGGATACCGGTGGTGAACTCAATTATATGCATGTCCAAGATAGCAAATAATCTTGGGTTAAGTGAAAAGGTCAAAAGAGATGCATTTGCAGTCCTAAAGGAGGCAAACGGAATGAGGTTGACTGCAGGCAAGGATCCAATGGGCATGGCCGCATCCGCACTTTACATATCTTGCATGAAATATGATGTAGATATATCTCAAAGACAAATAGCGCTCGCATCTGGCGTTACCGAGGTCACAATACGCAATAGATACAAGGATTTGAAAAAATCCCTCAATCTATAGGTCGCGTCTGAATGCCAAGCTTACTTTTCAGCACATTAGCTGAGCTGGTATTATCACTGAGCGTGTCGTAGTATAATCATGAAAACAAGTCAAACACACTGGAACTATCAAGTCAAGGCACCTTTCAAAAAGGTGATTGCCTGGGACACGCTATTTTTCGTCCTTGGAATCGGCGTAGGTGCCGGAATTGGAGCATTCCTAGCAACCGCCTAGGATGCCCACTTTTTTTATGATGGTATGATCTTTTCATTATAATCAAACGCCAACTCATATGTCATTACGCGTGGTTTTTTGTTAATGTACAATATCCCTACTGCCATAGTGGTAGACGATGACGCAGAGACAGTCTCAGTATTTTGCGAATATCTCAAGATTCTGGATGTCAAGGTAGAGGGCTTTGGCTACAACGGGAAAGAAGCCAAGGAGCTATATGTCAAATTTCGTCCGGACATTGTATTTTTGGACCTTGTAATGCCTGACTATGACGGCTTTTACGCGCTGGAAAAGATAATGCAGGCCGATCCAGAGGCAAACGTGGTGATTTTAACAGCAAGCCATCTTGACTGGTATGATCAAAAACGACTTGAGAAGATGCGCCCAAGCAAGGTAATACTAAAGCCATTTGATGTTGATGTGGTAGCAGAATTGGTAGACGAGCACAGAAAGCCACTCCAACGCATCAGAGGCTAGTGTTCAGTCTTGGGTTTGGTGCTGACTATAGTCAAGACATGGCATAAAATGACGAGCTTTATGACGCAAAGATGACAGAATGCAATGCGTGCAGTCTGCTTTTTGCGGCTGACCACAAAGTAGATCTCTGCCTACATTAGACAAATATTCGAATACGCCTGATACATCTGATGTTTAGCCGTCCTTTCCTTCTACCTCTTTTCTTGCGAGGCGCTCCGTGAACTTCCATCCGTATTTTATCACGTATGGAGAGATGAAAGTGGAGATAATTGTCATGGCGCCAACCATGGGAAGCACAAATGAACTAGTGGCGCCCACATCTACTCCTCCCTTTGCAGCAACAAGTGCAAGCTCGCCCCCTGATGAGGAAAGGCCCACGCCTGTCTTGAGCGATGTGACCTTTCCAAGCTTTTGGGCTCTTGCGGATGCCCACACTGTGGAAAACTTTGCAACAAAAGAGACAAGCACCAAAATCACGGCAGGCACAATGAACATGGGCAGCAGCTTGATATCCATCAGAGCGCCAACTGAAATGAAGAAGAGGGCTGCAAACATGTCTCTAATTGGAGTGGCAAGCACTTTGGTAGCCATTCTCATCCTGGAGCCTGCCACCAAAACACCAGCAAAGAATGCACCTGTTGCAACCGATATGTCTAGTCTGAATGCAATGAATGCAAGACCAAAGGCTACTCCCAGTACACCTATGATCAATAACTCATCATGATTTGTTCTGCCGACCAAATCCACACATCTTGGAATTACCTTGGAGCCTACTATGATGGCGCCCACAATGAAAGCAATTACCAGCGTGATGGAAACGCCGACCTCTGTAATGGAAAGGTTTCCAGTGGCTGCAACAGATTGCAGCACGGCAAGTAGCGAGATTATTATGACATCCTCTATCACTGCAATGCCGATGACAAGGTATGTTGCCTCGTCTTTTAGCATACCGAGCTCCTCTAGAACCCTCATTATGATGACAGTGCTTGTCACTGATATTGCCAACGACAAAAACAAGCTATCAAAAAACGCAAATCCCATAGCTTGCGTCACTGCAAATCCTGCCATGAACGTGCCAGATGCTTCAACCACAGCTATGAATGTGGCCTTTTTTCCAATGTTTTTGAGCTTCTCAATTGGAAATTCCATGCCAATTACAAACAAGAGCAGGATGATTCCGATTTCTGCAAACACATGCAAAATGTCCACATTCACGATCAGGCTAAATGGAGGTGTATGCGGTCCTATGAGCATTCCTGCAATAATGTAAGCCATTATCATTGGTTGCTTTAGCTTATATGAGATTAGCGCCATGATGGATGCAATTATCATAATTACTGCAAAATCCTGCACTATCAGCTCAGACGTTGAAGGAGTAGCAAAGACTTTGTCTAAAATAGGTCTTGACACCTGGGAGATGATATCAGACTCCACACATTCTGCTCACATTCATGTTACATAAATCATATGAATTTTCGATTTCAGCAAAATTCTCAGCACTGATAATCAGAAATGAACATCGAGTTTTGGTACTAAATATTTGTATTTTGTATTACCTGTATGGTAGGACAGAACGCAATATTTGCTGCAGTCGTAATAGGTATAGCAGTGACCGTATTTGGTGTATTTGTCTGGCCTTTTTGGAACCTGATTCCAAGCTATGTTACCGAAGAAGTACTTGTAGTCTATGTGGACGATCAGGGAAGATGCGTTGCGCAAACTGCAGATAACTATCTTGTGCCAATAGGCAAATGCGACGCAAAACAGGGAGAGATAATCACAACAGAGTATGATGTCAAAATCAAAGAACGTCTAGTCCAGTCCATCAGGCGGCTCTGATCCATTTTTTTAATATTGGAACTGCAGGTATCTATACAGAGCCCTATATAGAAAATATTGTTTTACTGAAAAACCGTAATCTATAGTGGGCTTACAGAAATAAAGTACAATGTGAGCACATACATGAAAGTTTTCAAAGCCGCAGTGGTTTTTGCAATCTTATTTGGTGCAATGCTCTCGCAAACGGCTATTGCGCAAAGCGAGTTTACCATAACTGGCGCAGGAGCCACTTTCCCGTTCCCACTAATTGATCTGTGGCGTGTAAAGTACAACCAGGAACATCCAAACATCACTTTGAATTACCAGTCAATAGGGAGCGGCGGCGGCGTAAAACAACACATAGAAAACACAGTTAACTTTGCCGCAAGCGATGCGCCGCTTACTACAAACGAGATGAATCTAGTTCCAGACTCGCTACACATACCTATGACAATAGGCGGCGTGACAGTAAGCTATAATATTCCTGAGGTTCCAAGCAGTGGACTGAGACTTACTGGAGAAAATGTGGCAGACATATACCTTGGTAAGATAAAAAAATGGAATGACCCTGCGATACGGGAAAACAATCCTGATCTGAATCTTCCAGACAGGGATATTTTGGTGGCGCGTCGCTCTGATGGCTCGGGAACAACACACGTCTTTACGGAATATCTTCACCTGGTCAGTCAGGAATGGGACCAGAAGGTCGGATTTGGAAAGAGCGTTCCTTGGCCGGTGGGAGTTGGTGCTGCAGGAAACGAGGGAGTTGCAGCTACTGTGAGGACAACTCCGTACTCGGTAGGATACGTGGAGCTTGCATACGCATTCCAAAATAAAATGACATACGCGTATATTTTGAATGGCGATGGTACTGCATTCGTAGAGCCAACACTTGACACTTTATCTGCGGCCGCAGCAGGCGCAGCGCCAAGTCTTCCTGCCGCACACGAAAACTGGGAGGGCATCACAATCAACAATGCGCCGGGGCCTAACTCGTACCCGATAACCAGCTTTTCGTACTTTTTGATACACCAGAATATGGATGTGTCAACAAAGAGCAAAGAACACGCAGCCGAAACTGTGAATTTTATAAGATGGACAATAACAAACGGCCAAAAACATTCGCCTGAACTACTGTATGTGCCGATTCCAAGCGAAGTAACAGAAATCGGCTTGCGTGGACTTGAGCGCGTTACGTATAACGGTCAGAGTTTATCGGAAACACAACCGACGATACATGAGGCAAAACCGGATTCCTCACAGGGAGGTGGGTGCCTGATTGCAACTGCCGCATACGGTTCGGAACTTGCACCGCAAGTGCAGATGTTGCGCGAAATACGGGACGGAGTTTTGCTTAATACTAAATCTGGCACACACTTTATGTCTGGATTCAATGTACTATACTATACGTTCAGCCCCGCAGTGGCAGACCTTGAGCGTGACCAACCTGTTTTCAAAGAGTTTGTCAAGATTGCAATAACACCAATGTTGTTGACACTTTCGGTTCTAAATTATGTTGATATTGATTCAGAACAGGAAATGCTCGGATACGGCATAGGAATAATATTGCTAAATCTTGGAATCTATTTTGTAGCACCGACCACCTTGATTATTGCAAGAAAATCTTTTGCTACAAGAAAGAAGCGATTCTAGTCCTTCTGCCTGACAAAACAGATACTGTTTTCGGTGTATGGTCTAAAACTATAGAATCTTCTTACGGATTTAAATAACGATTCAAATTCACGCATGGCATGAACAAACTCTACGCAATAATTCCAATAATTTTGGCCGCTGGAATCGGTATAGGATATGGAATATTCGTAGCAGCAGACAGTGGTGTTAGCACAGTGCAGACTCCTACCAAACAAATCGTAACTCTTGCAATCCAGCCAACAGCTCAGGCAAGTGATATTGAATCACAAGCAAAAGAGCTTGAACAGTTTCTGGAACAAAAAACTGGTTATGACATACAAATCTACGTACCAACTTCGTACGCAGGTGTAGTGGAGGCACTGCGATTTGGAAAAGCAGACATGGCGTTTATGAGCGCATGGCCATCATACCTTGCAGTGCAAAAGGCCGGAGCTACACTAGAGCTTGCAGAAGTACGCGAGGTCGTCATAGGTGACACACTGACTGCAGAAACATACTATTACTCTTATTGGGTGGTTCCAAAGGATTCCCCGTATAACACACTTGAAGATTTGCGTGGCAAGAGCGCGGCATTTCCAAGCCCACTGTCAACATCAGGATACGTGACTCCGATGAAGACTTTGGTGGAGACTGGACTTGTAACGGTGGAACCTGGAAAAGAGATTGATCCGAAAACATACTTTTCAGATGTCGTCTTTGCAGGCGGTTACGGACAAGCTTGGGAAGCACTAAAGAACAAACGAGTTGATGTTAGCATAATCGCAGGCGATGTAAGCGAGAAATTGTACAGAGAAGTAAGAGATGGCACCAAAGTGATTCATGAGCAAGGTCCGATTCCATCGCACGGTGTGGTGTTTAGCAAGGACATGGATGCAACTGCAAAAAGCAAGGTAAAAGCAGCACTACTAGAGCTTGGCAAAGATGAAAGCTCAAAACAAATCATGAGAAAGCTCATATCTGCCATATTTGTGGGCTTCCGCGAGACGACTGCAGACCAACACCTTGGAAACCTCCAGGATGCGCTCAATCTGACCGGTTTGAAATATACAGAGAGAGTATAGTCAGGAACCATATGTCTGATGCGCTCAGCATGAACTCAGTTCAGCTGGTCATTAACAACAGAAAGATACTCAACAACCTCTCAATGTCAGTTCCGCATGGCAGCGCAGTTACGATAATGGGGCCCAATGGGGCTGGAAAGACCACATTGCTTCGTGTAGCACTAGGGCTTGTAAAACCCACCGCAGGAGACTTGCATATTTTTGGGAATAGGGGTTTTGACAAGGAAAATCGCAAACTTCTTGGATACATTCCACAAAATCTGGGGCTTGTAGGCGAGCTAAGCGTTTTCTCAAATGTCATGATCGGCGCCATAAAGAGAATGCCAAGATGGCGCTCCATTGCAGGTGTGTATACAAAAGATCTTGTCACTGAAGCATACTCGTTAATGTATGACTTGAAGGTCTCCCACCTGATGAACACCAAAGTGAAAAAATTAAGCGGTGGTGAAAAACAAAGAGTAGCAATAGCACGAACTCTGATACAAAAACCATCGATTATACTTGCAGATGAGATGACAGCCAGTCTTGACTTTAAGGCAGCAGTGGCAGTAATGGATATTTTTGCAGAGATTAAAGAAAAAATGGGAATCACACTACTGATGACGCACCACAACCCTGAGATTGCGCGGATGTACAGCGATAATGTACTTATCATGATGAACGGCAGGATAGAGAAAAATATCCAATCAAAGGATCTTACAAAAGAAGCGGTGGAAGACCTGTATGAGACCTAGCCGATTCCAGTATGCGTGGATAGTACTGGTACTGGTAATAGTCGGGAGCTCAGTACATATGGGATTTAATCCTCTCTCGATATTGCAAGATGCCAACAACTCTGCAACAATAATTGGCGAATTGCTCCAGTTTGACTTTAGCGTAGGCGACAAGGTGTTCTTCTCGCTAATTGAGACTCTTGAGATGGCGTTAATTGGCTCAAGTCTTGGATTTGCATTGTCGATACCTGCAGCGCTGCTTGCCGCAAGGAACATCTCACCCTCCTTTATGAGTGCCATATTCAGGGGACTGCTTGGGATTCTCTGGTCCATGCCTCCATTATTGTGGGCAATCTTACTCGTGGTGATAGTTGGACTTGGGCCGACTGCGGGAATCTTCGCAATAACGTTATACATAATGGGACTGAGTGGCAAATACCTGTATGAGATTTATGAATCACAGAATGCAGCGGCATACGATACAATGCATGTCCTTGGAGCAACTAGGATGCAGATTGCCAAGTTTGTAACAATCCCGGAGGCGCTGCCACACATGAGCAACCAATATCTCTTCCTTCTTGCATACAGCGTAAGGGAATCCTCAATACTGGGCCTTGTAGGTGCAGGCGGAATAGGATTTTACATAATACATCATCTTGAGAGTCTCAACTATGGTAAGGCAGCGCCATTCATACTTGCAATACTGGCAGTAACGCTTGGAATGGATTATCTTAGCACCAAACTCAGAAAGAAACTGGTGCACAACTAACTATTCTGCCTTGTATGCCTTGTACAGGCTCTGATAGTACATTGCCTTTGTTGCCACAATGTCTGCTCTGAGAGCTGTTATCTCTTCTGTTAACTGGTGGATTCTTTTTGGGTCTGGGTTTATCGTGTTCTGGGTCAGGTTGGTAAGCTCGGCCCTTGCCTGACTAATCTTTGACTCTAGCTCCCTTATCGTGCTCTCAAGTGCGATTGTGTCGGAGACAGAGTCGACAAAGCTGGCAGTTATGCTTTCTTGCAAGGTGGCATCTATCTTGGCACCAGTTTTGTAGCACGTGTTGGCAATTACCTTGTTGAGCTTAAGCGTACTCTGCTTTCTATCCGATGAGAGGCTTATCATCGGATCTGAAATCGGGTTATTTCCAGCGCACACTTCAAGTGCCACATCAAAGACGCCCTCCGTTCTTGCAGGAGTCAGAGAAATTATCTTCACGGAACGCTCTGTTATATCAGAGCCAGTGAATGAGACTTTAGACTGCTGTACGGTCTTTGATTTTGGCACATCATACAACACAAAATAATATCGGTTCAGGTCATCCTTGAGGTCGCTAATTGACTGTCTCAGCTGACTAATTTTCGCTATGCTCTCATCCATTCTCTGCTTTTTTATCTCTCCGTCCTGCTCTGCTAGGATCGTGGCAAATTTCATTCGCTCCTCTTCGAGCTGTAATATTGATCTCTCAATGTCTGATCTTACAGAGGCTATCTTTGCAATAATACTGTCCTGATTTCTTAGCTCCGATTGAATGGATTCGTCGTCTATTGCTATTATGGTTGCTGCAGATATGATACAAGAGTTTGCCGTAACGTCGGCAGATATTATCACAGTCTTTGTCTCTATGTCTGATTTTATGATTACCTCTGGCGCCACAAGGTCAATTGAGCCTGCGCAGATCTCAAATATGTGGTCATATACCGCGGTGGTGCTCTTTTTAACGCCGACACCTTCTACTTTGGTAGTTGAGATCGGCTTTATCGTATCGTTAATCTCTGTTGTCTGTACCTGCCTGCCAGGGGCTTCCTGCCAACCTCTTTTGACAAGCGTCTCAACTGACGAGCTCTTCACGCA encodes:
- a CDS encoding Lrp/AsnC family transcriptional regulator gives rise to the protein MSGEAWSNLDKVDQKIIEILNVNARTPSKDIAVELRKMGHDVSDRTIRKRIERLEKSGIIKGYKAVLTDVAESNEYEALFLKFKVTKSLDTLKESVREHVVSLPYYLLVANIEGEWNMLVVLRAERGIKNPGAKIIEKFSEDVIDYRVTKLDFKNINIVNMSLLLL
- a CDS encoding transcription initiation factor IIB; the encoded protein is MVIHNLDIERHCRRCRGLMLTDGTTSERFCSCCGYVESEQIEDSGPERRFSKDGHDDKSRSGIPASLAIHDMGLATMIGQSNRDAMGKPLTSSMRYSMNRLRTWDSRSQMHEQMDRNLKHAFTQLGKLRDKLVLSDAIVEKAAYVYRKAVAKGLVRGRSIEGVLAAAVYASCRDAETPRTLNDVADAINIKRKNLSKNYRLLVHELDLRIPVVNSIICMSKIANNLGLSEKVKRDAFAVLKEANGMRLTAGKDPMGMAASALYISCMKYDVDISQRQIALASGVTEVTIRNRYKDLKKSLNL
- a CDS encoding response regulator, yielding MYNIPTAIVVDDDAETVSVFCEYLKILDVKVEGFGYNGKEAKELYVKFRPDIVFLDLVMPDYDGFYALEKIMQADPEANVVILTASHLDWYDQKRLEKMRPSKVILKPFDVDVVAELVDEHRKPLQRIRG
- a CDS encoding cation:proton antiporter, whose translation is MESDIISQVSRPILDKVFATPSTSELIVQDFAVIMIIASIMALISYKLKQPMIMAYIIAGMLIGPHTPPFSLIVNVDILHVFAEIGIILLLFVIGMEFPIEKLKNIGKKATFIAVVEASGTFMAGFAVTQAMGFAFFDSLFLSLAISVTSTVIIMRVLEELGMLKDEATYLVIGIAVIEDVIIISLLAVLQSVAATGNLSITEVGVSITLVIAFIVGAIIVGSKVIPRCVDLVGRTNHDELLIIGVLGVAFGLAFIAFRLDISVATGAFFAGVLVAGSRMRMATKVLATPIRDMFAALFFISVGALMDIKLLPMFIVPAVILVLVSFVAKFSTVWASARAQKLGKVTSLKTGVGLSSSGGELALVAAKGGVDVGATSSFVLPMVGAMTIISTFISPYVIKYGWKFTERLARKEVEGKDG
- the pstS gene encoding phosphate ABC transporter substrate-binding protein PstS, whose amino-acid sequence is MKVFKAAVVFAILFGAMLSQTAIAQSEFTITGAGATFPFPLIDLWRVKYNQEHPNITLNYQSIGSGGGVKQHIENTVNFAASDAPLTTNEMNLVPDSLHIPMTIGGVTVSYNIPEVPSSGLRLTGENVADIYLGKIKKWNDPAIRENNPDLNLPDRDILVARRSDGSGTTHVFTEYLHLVSQEWDQKVGFGKSVPWPVGVGAAGNEGVAATVRTTPYSVGYVELAYAFQNKMTYAYILNGDGTAFVEPTLDTLSAAAAGAAPSLPAAHENWEGITINNAPGPNSYPITSFSYFLIHQNMDVSTKSKEHAAETVNFIRWTITNGQKHSPELLYVPIPSEVTEIGLRGLERVTYNGQSLSETQPTIHEAKPDSSQGGGCLIATAAYGSELAPQVQMLREIRDGVLLNTKSGTHFMSGFNVLYYTFSPAVADLERDQPVFKEFVKIAITPMLLTLSVLNYVDIDSEQEMLGYGIGIILLNLGIYFVAPTTLIIARKSFATRKKRF
- a CDS encoding phosphate/phosphite/phosphonate ABC transporter substrate-binding protein, producing MNKLYAIIPIILAAGIGIGYGIFVAADSGVSTVQTPTKQIVTLAIQPTAQASDIESQAKELEQFLEQKTGYDIQIYVPTSYAGVVEALRFGKADMAFMSAWPSYLAVQKAGATLELAEVREVVIGDTLTAETYYYSYWVVPKDSPYNTLEDLRGKSAAFPSPLSTSGYVTPMKTLVETGLVTVEPGKEIDPKTYFSDVVFAGGYGQAWEALKNKRVDVSIIAGDVSEKLYREVRDGTKVIHEQGPIPSHGVVFSKDMDATAKSKVKAALLELGKDESSKQIMRKLISAIFVGFRETTADQHLGNLQDALNLTGLKYTERV
- a CDS encoding phosphonate ABC transporter ATP-binding protein — translated: MNSVQLVINNRKILNNLSMSVPHGSAVTIMGPNGAGKTTLLRVALGLVKPTAGDLHIFGNRGFDKENRKLLGYIPQNLGLVGELSVFSNVMIGAIKRMPRWRSIAGVYTKDLVTEAYSLMYDLKVSHLMNTKVKKLSGGEKQRVAIARTLIQKPSIILADEMTASLDFKAAVAVMDIFAEIKEKMGITLLMTHHNPEIARMYSDNVLIMMNGRIEKNIQSKDLTKEAVEDLYET
- a CDS encoding PhnE/PtxC family ABC transporter permease, translating into MRPSRFQYAWIVLVLVIVGSSVHMGFNPLSILQDANNSATIIGELLQFDFSVGDKVFFSLIETLEMALIGSSLGFALSIPAALLAARNISPSFMSAIFRGLLGILWSMPPLLWAILLVVIVGLGPTAGIFAITLYIMGLSGKYLYEIYESQNAAAYDTMHVLGATRMQIAKFVTIPEALPHMSNQYLFLLAYSVRESSILGLVGAGGIGFYIIHHLESLNYGKAAPFILAILAVTLGMDYLSTKLRKKLVHN